A single region of the Brachypodium distachyon strain Bd21 chromosome 3, Brachypodium_distachyon_v3.0, whole genome shotgun sequence genome encodes:
- the LOC106866383 gene encoding uncharacterized protein LOC106866383: MGTRGVAAAWGAAGTVERVAAALAATAEVVAAALLVAIVGVVTAATLVAAAEQVPAAASAAVTEVVAAVARAAAADVVAAAAGALGLRTIKGVSSSSSSSSLSTVITTRVMAGWPMSSSEDGMEGQLTSDSPPSPQAPASREVQAEEHAGFEWGSHPSAPTRCRAGRRR, translated from the coding sequence ATGGGCACCCGTGGGGTCGCCGCAGCCTGGGGCGCTGCGGGAACCGTCGAGCGAGTGGCCGCAGCACTAGCGGCCACCGCggaggtggtcgccgccgcgctgctggTGGCCATTGTTGGGGTGGTCACCGCCGCGACGCtggtggccgcggcggagcaggtCCCCGCTGCAGCGTCGGCGGCCGTCACGGAAgtggtcgccgccgtggcACGGGCAGCCGCTGCGGACGTAgtcgctgccgctgcgggCGCCCTTGGTCTGCGCACGATCAAGGGCGTgtcatcctcctcttcctcctcctcgttgtCCACGGTGATAACGACCCGGGTCATGGCAGGCTGGCCCATGTCGTCGTCAGAGGATGGCATGGAGGGCCAGCTGACCTCTGACTCGCCCCCCTCTCCTCAAGCACCcgcttcccgcgaggtgcaAGCGGAGGAGCACGCGGGGTTTGAGTGGGGGAGTcatccatcagcccccactcgttgcagggcgggaaggaggcgatga